From Opitutales bacterium, one genomic window encodes:
- a CDS encoding type II toxin-antitoxin system HicB family antitoxin, with protein MEYKGYTGSVTFDDEAEIFHGEVIDLRDVITFQADSVEGLKKEFQDSVDDYLDFCAERGDEPEKPFSGKLTLRLDPDLHRQIYIQSKKDRKSLNSWIIDTLESRANKKPMH; from the coding sequence ATGGAATATAAGGGATATACAGGATCGGTGACTTTTGATGACGAAGCCGAGATCTTTCATGGGGAAGTAATCGATCTTAGGGATGTTATTACATTTCAAGCAGATAGCGTCGAAGGGCTCAAAAAAGAGTTTCAAGATTCTGTTGATGATTATCTTGATTTTTGTGCAGAACGTGGCGACGAGCCAGAGAAGCCTTTTTCGGGTAAGCTTACACTACGTCTCGACCCCGATTTGCACAGGCAGATCTATATACAGTCTAAGAAAGACAGGAAGAGTCTGAATTCATGGATTATTGATACTCTCGAAAGCAGGGCGAACAAGAAGCCGAT
- a CDS encoding type II toxin-antitoxin system HicA family toxin, translating into MNRRHKATIQKIFERPERSDIPCKDVESMMKALGAEVTEGRGSRVRIYLNGVRAVFHRPHPQKETDKGAVKSVRNYLESAGVEHGI; encoded by the coding sequence GTGAATCGAAGGCACAAAGCTACGATCCAGAAGATTTTCGAGAGACCCGAACGATCTGACATTCCTTGTAAAGATGTCGAATCCATGATGAAGGCCCTAGGTGCAGAGGTTACAGAAGGGCGGGGGTCTCGGGTACGAATTTATTTGAATGGAGTGCGTGCTGTGTTTCATCGGCCCCATCCACAGAAAGAGACCGATAAAGGGGCGGTTAAGTCGGTCAGAAATTATCTAGAGTCAGCAGGAGTTGAACATGGAATATAA
- a CDS encoding Txe/YoeB family addiction module toxin: protein MVEYKLVYTKQAQKDAKKISRNNLKQKAIDLLDILKKDPFQKPPEYEALVGDLQGAYSRRINIQHRIVYQVYEEEKIVKIVRMWTHYGE, encoded by the coding sequence ATGGTAGAATATAAGCTCGTATACACCAAGCAGGCTCAAAAAGACGCAAAGAAAATTTCTCGGAATAACCTAAAACAGAAAGCGATTGATCTGCTCGATATCCTGAAGAAAGACCCATTCCAAAAACCACCGGAATACGAAGCACTGGTTGGAGATTTGCAGGGGGCGTATTCTCGACGAATCAACATTCAGCACAGAATCGTCTACCAAGTTTACGAAGAAGAAAAAATAGTGAAGATTGTCCGAATGTGGACCCACTACGGCGAATAA
- a CDS encoding type II toxin-antitoxin system Phd/YefM family antitoxin: MTTITATSARNNLYSLIDEANESHIPIQITGKRGNAVLVSEDDWRAISETIHLSTIPGMVDSIKKGMKKNIEECSDSIEW, encoded by the coding sequence ATGACTACTATTACAGCAACCAGTGCAAGGAATAATCTCTACAGCCTGATCGACGAAGCGAATGAATCCCACATTCCAATACAAATCACAGGCAAGCGAGGTAATGCAGTCTTGGTATCAGAAGACGACTGGAGAGCGATTTCCGAGACCATTCATCTAAGCACAATTCCAGGCATGGTCGACTCCATCAAAAAGGGAATGAAAAAGAACATAGAAGAATGTAGCGATTCAATCGAATGGTAG